One window from the genome of Hyalangium ruber encodes:
- the cls gene encoding cardiolipin synthase, which produces MELLELLREVGPHVMAVLTVLVSVLASAHVVLRKRDVRAAVAWVGLVWLVPVVGAVLYLLLGINRIRRRARSLTLRQEHGRFPPTPSVAPLPAEALSQALPTGAHLASLARVVEAVVHRPLLPGNRVTVLESRTDAYPSMLEAIASARVSLSLCSYIFDNDRAGRRFVEALAEAARRGVEVRVLVDALGSRYTWPPITGRLRRAGVRAARFLPTLMPKRLPFMNLRNHRKVMVVDGKVGFTGGMNIRAHFLPGEDAARDLHFRLEGPVVGQLQETFAEDWAFTTKERLSGEAWFPPLEPAGPVVARGIPDGPDEDFENIRMVFLGALASARERVRIITPYFLPDTALVTALNVAAMRGVQVDILLPARGNVPLVQWASRAQLWQVMRPGCRIFFTAPPFDHAKLMVVDGMWSLIGSANWDPRSLRLNFEFDVECYDAALASQLEAVVEERLGRARLLTREELDGLPLPIRLRDGLARLMSPYL; this is translated from the coding sequence ATGGAGCTGCTGGAGCTTCTGAGGGAGGTCGGCCCGCACGTCATGGCGGTGCTCACGGTGCTCGTGAGCGTGCTGGCTTCGGCCCACGTGGTGCTGCGCAAGCGGGACGTGCGCGCGGCGGTGGCGTGGGTGGGGCTGGTGTGGCTGGTGCCGGTAGTGGGGGCGGTGCTGTACCTGCTGCTGGGCATCAACCGCATCCGCCGCCGGGCGCGCTCGCTCACGCTGCGGCAGGAGCATGGGCGCTTCCCGCCCACCCCGAGCGTGGCGCCGCTGCCGGCCGAGGCGCTGAGCCAGGCGCTGCCCACCGGGGCGCACCTCGCCTCGCTGGCGCGGGTGGTGGAGGCGGTGGTGCATCGGCCGCTGCTGCCGGGCAACCGTGTCACCGTGCTCGAGTCGCGCACGGACGCCTATCCCTCCATGTTGGAGGCCATCGCCAGCGCGCGCGTGTCGCTCTCACTGTGCAGCTACATCTTCGACAATGACCGGGCGGGCCGGCGCTTCGTCGAGGCGCTGGCGGAGGCGGCGCGGCGCGGGGTGGAGGTGCGGGTGCTGGTGGACGCGCTGGGCAGCCGCTACACGTGGCCGCCGATTACGGGGCGCTTGCGGCGGGCGGGGGTGCGGGCCGCGCGCTTCCTGCCCACGCTCATGCCCAAGCGGCTGCCCTTCATGAACCTGCGCAACCACCGCAAGGTGATGGTGGTGGACGGCAAGGTGGGCTTCACCGGGGGCATGAACATCCGCGCGCACTTCCTACCGGGCGAGGACGCCGCGCGCGACTTGCACTTCCGGCTGGAGGGCCCGGTGGTGGGTCAGCTCCAGGAGACGTTCGCGGAGGACTGGGCCTTCACCACCAAGGAGCGGCTCTCGGGCGAGGCGTGGTTCCCTCCGCTGGAGCCTGCGGGGCCCGTGGTGGCCCGGGGCATTCCGGACGGGCCGGACGAGGACTTCGAGAACATCCGCATGGTGTTCCTGGGGGCGCTGGCCTCGGCGCGCGAGCGGGTGCGCATCATTACGCCGTACTTCCTGCCGGACACGGCGCTGGTCACCGCGCTCAACGTGGCGGCGATGCGCGGGGTGCAGGTGGACATCCTGCTGCCCGCGCGCGGCAACGTGCCGCTGGTGCAGTGGGCGAGCCGGGCACAGCTGTGGCAGGTGATGCGCCCTGGCTGCCGCATCTTCTTCACCGCGCCGCCGTTCGACCACGCCAAGTTGATGGTGGTGGACGGGATGTGGTCGCTCATCGGCTCGGCCAACTGGGACCCGCGCTCGCTGCGCCTCAACTTCGAGTTCGACGTGGAGTGCTACGACGCGGCGCTGGCCTCGCAACTGGAGGCGGTGGTGGAGGAGCGCTTGGGCCGAGCGCGGCTGCTCACGCGCGAGGAGCTGGACGGGCTGCCGCTGCCCATCCGCCTGCGCGACGGGCTGGCGCGGCTGATGTCACCTTACCTGTAG